From one Pseudobdellovibrionaceae bacterium genomic stretch:
- a CDS encoding glycosyltransferase family 9 protein, whose protein sequence is MKVLFIHTANMGDVVSSMGVIRAAADKWGSVDVLVRPVFSGLLAGEAGIREVREGDIQHQVYDLIVDLDSSRASRKLIKKIKAQRKVGRYVNLVRRIKYLSYYNTQVHKRPVDHIVQDYLVVGEAIGLAEIGRPSMAKVQLDSQITQLVEKIRSQDKGVAVLASEASNPIRSLPMSLVEGLIEKLKSLGVAVVLVGLDEVRCRALVEKYPGWVHWQPMKML, encoded by the coding sequence GTGAAGGTTTTGTTTATTCACACAGCGAACATGGGTGACGTGGTTTCGTCCATGGGTGTGATTCGTGCGGCAGCCGACAAATGGGGTTCGGTGGATGTACTGGTGCGTCCCGTTTTTTCCGGGTTATTGGCTGGAGAGGCAGGTATTAGGGAGGTGAGAGAAGGCGATATCCAACATCAGGTTTATGATCTGATTGTAGATTTGGATTCTTCTCGCGCCAGTCGAAAGCTCATCAAAAAAATCAAGGCACAGCGAAAGGTGGGTAGATATGTCAACCTCGTGCGCCGGATCAAGTACTTGAGCTACTACAACACCCAGGTTCACAAGCGCCCCGTGGATCACATTGTCCAAGACTACTTGGTTGTAGGTGAGGCCATTGGATTGGCAGAAATTGGGCGTCCGTCGATGGCCAAGGTCCAGCTCGATAGTCAAATCACTCAGTTGGTGGAAAAGATTCGCTCTCAAGATAAGGGCGTGGCCGTGTTAGCCTCTGAGGCTTCAAATCCCATTCGCTCCTTGCCGATGTCTCTCGTTGAAGGTCTTATTGAAAAACTCAAGTCTTTGGGTGTGGCCGTGGTGTTGGTGGGCTTGGATGAGGTTCGCTGTCGAGCACTGGTGGAGAAATATCCCGGCTGGGTACATTGGCAACCGATGAAAATGCTGG